Proteins encoded within one genomic window of Prauserella marina:
- a CDS encoding gamma carbonic anhydrase family protein, whose translation MRIRHRGREPWVHADAWIAPTATLIGDVRIGAHARVLSGAVLDGENSRVTVGDYGIVCEHAVLRASSVAGDQPVDLGDHVFVGPHATLLGCAVGGCSYLATNVTVLQNAGLGTGSTIAVGALVHAGTTIEPEFFVPPFTVALGDPVRLLAPGDPELPAAVRAVGFAETAFGATAQWTDRARRAEQATETRSAEFAAHADDVVL comes from the coding sequence ATGCGCATCCGACATCGCGGGCGGGAGCCGTGGGTGCACGCCGACGCGTGGATCGCGCCGACGGCGACGCTCATCGGGGACGTGCGAATCGGCGCACACGCACGTGTGCTGTCCGGAGCGGTACTCGACGGCGAGAATTCCAGAGTCACGGTCGGCGACTACGGCATCGTCTGCGAACACGCCGTACTGCGAGCGTCCTCCGTCGCCGGAGACCAGCCTGTCGACCTCGGCGACCATGTTTTCGTCGGTCCACACGCGACGCTGCTCGGCTGTGCCGTCGGCGGCTGTTCCTACCTGGCCACCAATGTGACCGTGTTGCAGAACGCCGGCCTCGGTACAGGAAGCACCATCGCCGTCGGCGCGCTCGTGCACGCCGGGACGACCATCGAACCGGAGTTCTTCGTACCACCGTTCACCGTCGCGCTCGGCGATCCGGTACGGCTACTCGCTCCGGGAGACCCGGAGCTACCGGCGGCGGTGCGCGCCGTCGGCTTCGCCGAGACGGCGTTCGGTGCCACAGCACAGTGGACGGACCGCGCCCGGCGTGCCGAGCAGGCAACCGAAACACGCTCGGCCGAGTTCGCCGCACATGCCGACGACGTCGTACTGTGA
- a CDS encoding virginiamycin B lyase family protein: MTSVSIEPITVADKDSGPYAVTSGPDGALWFTMVHSGRIGTLRSGRELETHQLTPECGPTIIAAGSDGALWFTEYKAHRVGRITADGDVTEFSLPTAESGPFGIAPGPDGALWFTETTAGKIGRITTAGEVTEYALPTATAFPSAIVAGPGGKMWFTLNQDNAIGSIDVDGVVEEFPLPTPAAGPVGIADGEDEALWFVEIAAGAIGRMTKDGDITEFSLPDPEARPHAIIAGGDGALWFTEWGANRVGRITYDGEISEYDLPGHHSEPHGITLGPDGALWTAMETGALARIEPR; encoded by the coding sequence ATGACATCCGTATCCATCGAGCCAATCACGGTGGCCGACAAGGACAGCGGGCCCTACGCGGTCACATCGGGACCGGACGGCGCGCTGTGGTTCACCATGGTCCACAGTGGCCGAATCGGTACGCTGCGCTCCGGCCGAGAGCTGGAAACCCACCAGCTCACCCCGGAGTGCGGGCCGACGATCATCGCCGCCGGCAGCGACGGCGCACTGTGGTTCACGGAATACAAGGCGCATCGCGTCGGCAGAATCACCGCTGACGGCGACGTCACCGAATTCTCACTGCCCACGGCCGAATCCGGACCGTTCGGGATCGCGCCGGGTCCAGACGGCGCGCTATGGTTCACCGAAACCACGGCGGGAAAAATCGGGAGGATCACCACGGCCGGCGAGGTCACCGAGTACGCGCTACCGACAGCGACGGCGTTTCCCTCGGCCATCGTCGCGGGGCCCGGCGGGAAGATGTGGTTCACCCTCAACCAGGACAACGCCATCGGCAGCATCGACGTGGACGGCGTCGTCGAGGAATTCCCGTTGCCGACACCGGCGGCGGGACCGGTCGGGATCGCCGATGGCGAGGACGAAGCGCTCTGGTTCGTCGAGATCGCGGCGGGCGCGATCGGACGGATGACGAAGGACGGCGACATCACCGAGTTCTCACTCCCCGATCCCGAAGCCCGTCCACACGCGATCATCGCGGGCGGCGACGGTGCCTTGTGGTTCACCGAGTGGGGAGCCAATCGCGTCGGCCGGATCACCTACGACGGCGAGATCTCGGAGTACGATCTGCCCGGCCACCACAGCGAACCACACGGCATCACACTCGGCCCGGACGGTGCACTGTGGACGGCGATGGAGACCGGCGCGCTCGCGCGGATCGAGCCTCGGTGA
- a CDS encoding nucleotidyltransferase domain-containing protein — MNDERFPFTVADRLATLPSVLAVTLGGSRAQGIHRDDSDWDFAVYYRGSFDPATLRAIGWEGEVSGIGEWGGGVFNGGAWLTVEGRHVDVHYRDLDVVEHELAEAKQGRFRWEPLMFHLAGIPSYLVVGELALSKVLRGTLPNPAYPVALREAAPPVWRDKAAHTLRYAESAYVPLGQATELAGAIATAALQEAHAVLAERGDWPTNEKRLLRQAGLRDIDTVVSELTPETLADALFSARRILGIKH, encoded by the coding sequence ATGAACGACGAGCGTTTTCCCTTCACCGTCGCCGACCGCCTCGCAACGCTGCCCTCTGTACTCGCCGTTACGCTCGGCGGTTCACGAGCTCAGGGAATCCATCGCGACGACAGCGATTGGGACTTCGCCGTCTACTACCGGGGCTCGTTCGATCCGGCCACGCTGCGCGCGATCGGCTGGGAGGGCGAGGTTTCCGGTATCGGCGAGTGGGGTGGCGGCGTCTTCAACGGCGGCGCGTGGCTCACCGTCGAGGGCCGCCACGTCGACGTCCACTATCGCGATCTCGACGTGGTCGAGCACGAGCTCGCCGAAGCGAAGCAAGGCCGGTTCCGGTGGGAACCTCTGATGTTCCACCTCGCCGGCATCCCGAGCTACCTCGTCGTCGGCGAGCTCGCACTGAGCAAGGTCCTGCGGGGAACACTGCCCAACCCCGCCTACCCCGTGGCATTGCGCGAGGCGGCACCACCGGTGTGGCGGGACAAAGCCGCACACACCCTGCGCTACGCCGAGAGCGCCTACGTTCCCCTCGGGCAGGCGACCGAACTCGCGGGAGCCATCGCCACCGCCGCCTTGCAGGAAGCGCACGCGGTACTGGCCGAGCGCGGCGACTGGCCCACCAACGAGAAACGCCTGCTACGACAGGCCGGACTGCGCGACATCGACACGGTCGTCTCGGAACTCACACCGGAAACGCTCGCGGACGCGCTCTTCTCGGCGAGGCGGATACTCGGGATCAAGCATTGA